Below is a window of Streptomyces qaidamensis DNA.
GAGGACCACCCTCTTTCGAAGGTCCTGACCTCGATACCGGGCGTCGGCATCAGGACCGAGCCCGCATCCTGATCGAGGTCGGCGACGGCGGCACCTTCCCGGCTGCCGGCCACCTCGCCGCCTACGCGGGCTCGCCCCGGGCCGACCCGGAGCTCGGTTCCTCGGTCCGCGGCGAAGTGGGGTGGATCAAGAGGTAAGGCCGGCCGTGGGGCTGTGCTGCCCAGGGGGTTGGTGGTGCGTCGTTTGCTGGAGCGGCAGCAGACGGGGGAAGCGGCCGGCAGGCCCTCCCGATCGCGTCGGTCTGTTTGTCCGGCGAAACTGACGAGGTCCGACTCGGCTGAGGCCGCCATCTCTTGGCCCCATCCCCTCAATGCCAACCCGACACAACGCCGCACCCGTGATCCCCGTATACGGTGGCCGTAGGGTGCGAATGATTCACTCCTCAGCAGTCCAGGCAAGGGGGCACGAGATGGTGCGGGCGCCGAAGAGCGTAGAGGTGAAGCTGAACCTGCGCGTGCTGGAGATCTCCGGCACATGGGAGCCGAACGACGCCGAGCGGCGGGCCGCCTGGGAACTGTACGTCGAGTTGGTGACCCGGGTCTCGGTGGTGCCGCTCCGTGAGGAAGAGGGGCTCCTGCGGGAAGCACTGAGTAGCCTGTACTCCCTGTTCACCACCACTCGCGAGGTGCTGCGCAAGTACGGCCCGGATGTCGCCGAGCCCAAGAAGAACGGCGAGTACAACTTCGGCTTTCTGGCCGTCGCCATGCTCAACTACGGCATCCGTCCCCTACTCGCGAGCTGGCACCCCGCGTTGGAGGACTGGGAAACGCGCCGCCCCGCCGATCGCTCGCGCCGCGACCACGAACATGCCTGGATCCGCGCAGGCGAACTGCGGACCGCGCTGCGCGACACCCGCAGCATCCTTACCGCCTACGCCGACCTCCTCGCCAGCGCCTGCGGCGTCCCCAACCTCCTTGCGGCCGTACCCGGCGCAGATCGATAGGCGCCACAAGCCCAGAGCGGGGCCAGGAGCTGGATGAGCTCTTCGAGCTGGCGGGTAGTGTGGTGCGGGTCGATCACGGCGGTATCGGCAGTTCGGCGGCGAACCGGGGAGTTTCGAGCCTCCGGGGGTCACCAGCTTGGCGTCGGCAGGTATGGCCTGACCGCTTTTCGTGAGGGCACTGAGACCGGTGAAGTCGGGCGGGCCCTATCGACCGGGGTACCGAGTCGATCAGGAAGTGCGGTCGCAATCAAGGTCTTCGGGGGGAGAGCTGGCCATATGGCGACTCCATTCGGTCTTTGTCAGGTCACGTCCCGCAGTTCCACATGCCGTCCGTCGCCAGGCTTCGACGGACATGTGCCACTTGATAATCCTGCCCCCTTCCGTAGCAGTCCACAGCAGGTCGCCAGCCGGGCTCAACACGATGTTGGTTTGGACACCGATTCCGTCCGCCCCTCCAGAAAGCGAGCGGTCTGGTGCTGGAACCGTGAATCGTCCGATCTTGTCTCCGGTGAGCGGATCCCACTGTGTGACTGCGCCGTCCGTCGAGAGGGTGACGAGGGTTTGTCCGTCGGCGCTGGCGGCGACGTGCCACGCCCCTCCGTTATCCGATCGCCACAGGATCTGGCGACGATCAATATCCCAGGCCGTTAGCGACTCGTCCTCACCGACAAGGAACACATGCCCGCTCCTTGAGGCGAGAGCGAGACTCAAGAAGCGCCCAGCTGTCGACGGCACCGACTGGCGCAGGTCTCCGGTAAGGGTGTCCCTCACACTTAAGCCGCCAGCTGGGCGTGCAATCACGGCAATCCTGCCGTCTTCGCTGAGGACAGACGCGAGCCCCCGATGCGAGTCATTCCTGGGCACCATGGGTATGGGAGTCCTGACCCTTCTGGTGGACGGGTCCACTACGTGGACCGCGCCATGATTCGTCACGGCGATAACCGAACCATCTGGACCCGAGGCGACAGAGATCACCCCTGACCCCAAGTCCTCCTCCGTCGGCAACTTGATGATGTCGGCCGGGGCCAGACGCTCGCCTTTCACATCCCAAAGGATCACCGCTGAGCTTCCGCCGGCAATCAGCTTCTTGCCATCCGCGGTAAAAGCCAAGGAGTAGAGGAAGTCGTCAGCGCTACCAGTGACGGGACGGCGCCTGCTCGGAGTCCACAAACGGATGGGGCCCGTACCTTGCCATCCGTCGCCCTCGAAGCTCCATGCCACCCCGTCGCCGGGCGGCAAGAGGGCTAGAGGCGGTGGCGAAATCACGGTAGCGCTATCGGATACCGTCTGACCTGTGGGCTCCGCTGTCCGGGACACCTGGTCCAGATCCCACAACGCCACCGTGCCTCCCGAGGCCGAAGCGAGGCGGTCACCTCGACCGGGTGAGAACACCATCACCGCGGGCGGAGCGACCCCGTCCAGTACCTGGATCGGTTCCGCAGCCTCTGCTGTTGACGAAGGCGATTCCGACACGATGAGACCCCTGGCAGTTCCCGCCGCGAGCCTTCCACTGTCGGCCAGAGCAAAGTGCCGCGCCTCCTCGGTAGGAAGTCTTGGGAACTTGCCGCACGAGTCGCGCTTGCTGCTACCGGTATTCCGCGGTGGGACGGAGGCCTCCGCAAAGACCAACCCGCGCTTCACGAAACCGAAGCACGTCCCTGACGGGGACGTGCCCGAGGCAAAGTGACCAGCAGGGGCCCTCATTCCCCATGGCTCCCCTACCTCGTTCAGCGCCGGGACGTCGAGTAGAGAGCCGCTCCCCGCTGGGCTGGATACAGTCAACCGGGTGCCCTTGTCCCGAAAGGACACCAAGGCGGAGGACGTCTGGGTTTCCCGAGTAGCAATCCTCCTGACGCCCTGGAACAGGGACACGGCGCCGTCCAAGGCACCGGCGGCGAGCCTCCCCCTGTCGTCGAAGGCCACCGAGGTGACGGCAGTCGGCATGACACCGACACGCTCCGAGTGCTTCTCTCTCAAGTGCAGACTGTGCACATTTCCCTTCTCATCGCCTACAGCGAGCATCCGCGTGCCGTGATCGAACGCCATCGCAGTTACCTTCCCCCGTACGCGTGTGCGGCTTAGGACTGACTTGCCGTCGTTCCGCCAGACACTCACCGTTCCCTCGTTGTCGCCGACTGCCACAAGAGAGCCGTCATCGCTAAAGGCGAGTTGGGTGACTGCCACATCGTTGTGCACGAACCGCACAAGATGCGGACTGGCCGTAGCCACGTGTTGCAGCGCAGACAGTGTCTCGGGAGTCCGCTGACGCCTGTAAGCCTCTACGGCCAGTAGTGAGGCGAGGTGGAGGTTGTCTGCGCTCAGGCTCTGGGCCGTGGCGGCGAGCTGTCGCGCGGTCGCCAGCCGCGTCTGCGCTCTGGCGGCATCTCGTTGCCGAAGCGCCACCACCGACGCCATTGCGGCGGTCACGGCGAGCGCGGTGAGTACGGCGATGGTGGTTCGGACCCACCGGACCGTCCTGCGGTGTTGCCGTACGTGGTCGCCGATCAGCTCGTCCTTGGATTTTCCGGTGAGCGGGGCCACGAATTCCGCTACGCATTCGAGAAGCCGTGGGTCGGCAGCGCTAACCTGTTCTGAGCTGCGTAGCCAGCGCAGATCCACCCACCGGGGTTGCTGGTTGAATACCTGGCCTATTTCCTCACGCGGCAGGGCGTCAGTGACCGACCAGTCGAAAGTTTGTCGGGCGGTGTCCCAGACGAGTATGCCGTCGGTCCATGCGATGAGGATGGTGTCCGGCGACCGGTGAGTCAGCCACCATCGAATCTCCTTGCGCACCCATGGGGACACCGCAGCTCGCGGAGAGGCCATAATCACCAGCCAGCGGGATCTGGCCAGGCCCGCCTCGATCTCCGGCCACAGTTGTGGGCTGGCCCCTAGGTTGGTCTCGTCCCTGAAGATTTTCAGACTGCGAGGTTTGAACCAGGGTCGGTCGAACCCCTGTGCCTGAGCCTGGAAGGCTTTCGCGACGGTCCTGTCCCAGGCATGACTGTATGATATGAACGCGTCATACTCGGTTCTGCTACCACCCTGAAGAGCCACTCTCTTGTCCCCGATCCTTAGGCGTGCCTGATGGCGTGGTTGCCGGAGGGTGTTCTGCCTGCGGATACCGCTGCGTCGACAGTGCGGCGACGGCGCCTGCGACTCCCCCAGTAACGGCGAAGAGGACCCTTCCCGTCATCTCGGTAAGACCTTAAAATGGCCGACCCTGTCACCCCCCCCCCCGATGGCAATTGCCGCAACGTGACACCTCGCGGCATTCCATCGCCAGCGAGTGGCTCGGGCTCTAGGTGCCAACAGGTCTACGCTCATTCGCTGCCCGCCCTCGAGCTCCACGGCGACGCAACCACCGGCCGCGCACCGTGGTACCCCAACGAGGAGAACGTAGCCCCAACGGTGAACACAAGTAGGGAAGCGCACGAACAGTGGTTGGAAGCGGTCAGGTGTGGCTTCAGCCGATCGGTTCAGCGATCACTGTCGCCGGTATTTCAGCCACTGCTCGAGCAGTTCACGGATCTGCGGCCCCACCACGTCGACGATCACCCTCTCCGGTGCCCGCTGATAATCGGCAGGGCGTCGTCCGAGATCGCTGGCCGCCCGTCAACGGCGATGGCCGACAGGACGGCGAGGCGGCAGGGGCCAGAACTCCTCCTGCGCGCCCCCGCGCTGACGGCCAGTGTAGCCACCTGCACAAACACGGTCACGAACCCTTGTCCGACCGCCCCAACGGGATGGCCTCGAACAAGGAGGCAGCGCCCATGGCCCTCGCCCCCCCCTACACCACTGTCGGGCTGATCCCGGAGATCTCGCAGCGCGTTGAAATCGCCGTCAACCTCGACCACGCCACCCACGCCCGCACCTGCGCCATCAGTCTTCCCAGCGCGGAGACGCAAAATTCGGCCGCAGGGCCCGCGAGTTCAGCATCCACATCATGGCCCAGGCCAAGGCCCTCCACCCGGCGTTCCCGACTGGTACTTCAACGTCGAGTTCGTCATCGACCAGACCGCGAGACCGTCCTAATGACGAGGGTCCGGGAGTCGTTCAGCTCCCTTGCACGGCCTGTTCGCGACCAGGCGAGACATTCTCAAGGTCAGCCGCCCCTCGACTGCGGTCGCACGGGGCACACGGTCGAGTACCAGCAGCTGAGGCCGCCGTTCCTGTTCAGCTGGCATACGTGTCTGACCGCAGGAGCGGCGCCACCCCGACGGTCCCGAATCCGCCTGCCCGGAAAATGGGTCCTGCAGGGCAGACCTGCGCCGGCTCCTGCAGGATATCCACGTCTATGCGCTGGGATTCGCCCGCCTCGCTGGGGTTGAGAGTGCCGAACTGCTCGTCGGTAGTCCGCACAAACGCTGACGCCGCCCCGGGCGGTCACTTAGGGTGAATACGGATGCACGCTGGGGGGCGGAATGGGCAGGAGACAAGGCGGTGACGACCTTCATGATGCTTTCATCTCCTACAGCCACGCCTGGGACAAGGCCGTTGCCGTCGCGTTCCAGGCGGAGCTGCAAGGGTTCGCCAGGCCGTGGTACAGGCCCCGTTCACTACGCATTTTCCGCGATGAGACCAACCTGGGGGCCAGTCCCGACCTCTGGCGGGAGATCGAGGCGGCGCTGAGCCGATCCAGGTGGCTGGTGCTCATGGCGTCGCCGCGAGCGGCCGACTCGATGTGGGTACGCAAGGAGATCCGCTGGTGGCTGAAGCACCGGTCGCGGGACACGATTCTTATCGCCTGGACGGACGGCGAGCTGGCCTGGGACGCCTCCAGCGGCACGTTCGACTGGTCTGCCACTAACGCCCTGCCCCGCGAGGAGTTGGCCGCCGTTTTCGACGGCCGGCAGCCGCGCTGGGTGGATCTGCGGTGGCTGCGCAGCCCCGGTCAGGTCGATGGAGCCGACCCGCGGCTGCTCGAATGCGTGGCGGAGTTCGTCGCCCCGCTCGCTGGGAAGTCCAAGGACGAACTGATCGGTGATCACATACGCCAGCACCGGCGGACGGTGCGCCTCGTGCGCATGGTCATCGCCGCGCTCACTAGCCTGCTGGTGATCGCCGCCGCGGGCGGGATCACCGCGTACGTGCAACGCAACACCGCGCGCGAACAGACGCTGGCCGCCCAGTCCCGTCAACTCGTCGCCGAAGCCTCCTCCATCCAGGACTCCCAGCCGGAACTCGCCCGGCAGCTGCTTGTGCAAGCCCACCGCATGTCACCGACCGGTCAGGCGCAGGGTGCGCTGCTGGCCAGCACCTCGATGGCCCGGGTCATCCACACGGACGGCGACTCCCGCTCGGTGAGCTACAGCAATCGTGGAGCCATGGTCGTGACGGACGACGCCGTAAGGCTCTACGACCCGGCCACCATGGCGGTCCTTGCCACGCTTCCCGTACCCAAGAAGCACGCCACAGCCGCCACTTTCAGCCCGGACGGGGGCCTTCTGGCGGTAGGCAGCCGACGGGGTCACACGCGTCTGTTCGACGTGGCGGACCCTCGCTCCCCGCGACTTCTCGGTTCGCGCCAGGCCACCACCGA
It encodes the following:
- a CDS encoding toll/interleukin-1 receptor domain-containing protein, which translates into the protein MALQGGSRTEYDAFISYSHAWDRTVAKAFQAQAQGFDRPWFKPRSLKIFRDETNLGASPQLWPEIEAGLARSRWLVIMASPRAAVSPWVRKEIRWWLTHRSPDTILIAWTDGILVWDTARQTFDWSVTDALPREEIGQVFNQQPRWVDLRWLRSSEQVSAADPRLLECVAEFVAPLTGKSKDELIGDHVRQHRRTVRWVRTTIAVLTALAVTAAMASVVALRQRDAARAQTRLATARQLAATAQSLSADNLHLASLLAVEAYRRQRTPETLSALQHVATASPHLVRFVHNDVAVTQLAFSDDGSLVAVGDNEGTVSVWRNDGKSVLSRTRVRGKVTAMAFDHGTRMLAVGDEKGNVHSLHLREKHSERVGVMPTAVTSVAFDDRGRLAAGALDGAVSLFQGVRRIATRETQTSSALVSFRDKGTRLTVSSPAGSGSLLDVPALNEVGEPWGMRAPAGHFASGTSPSGTCFGFVKRGLVFAEASVPPRNTGSSKRDSCGKFPRLPTEEARHFALADSGRLAAGTARGLIVSESPSSTAEAAEPIQVLDGVAPPAVMVFSPGRGDRLASASGGTVALWDLDQVSRTAEPTGQTVSDSATVISPPPLALLPPGDGVAWSFEGDGWQGTGPIRLWTPSRRRPVTGSADDFLYSLAFTADGKKLIAGGSSAVILWDVKGERLAPADIIKLPTEEDLGSGVISVASGPDGSVIAVTNHGAVHVVDPSTRRVRTPIPMVPRNDSHRGLASVLSEDGRIAVIARPAGGLSVRDTLTGDLRQSVPSTAGRFLSLALASRSGHVFLVGEDESLTAWDIDRRQILWRSDNGGAWHVAASADGQTLVTLSTDGAVTQWDPLTGDKIGRFTVPAPDRSLSGGADGIGVQTNIVLSPAGDLLWTATEGGRIIKWHMSVEAWRRTACGTAGRDLTKTEWSRHMASSPPEDLDCDRTS